From a single Fusarium fujikuroi IMI 58289 draft genome, chromosome FFUJ_chr03 genomic region:
- a CDS encoding related to Leucine Rich Repeat domain protein, translating into MDSEDGELFIKQLAGYVRTHEKALANALQLRRQVRHKPSQSTGSATLLSQTSTSLPERPSTSASTSSSLAAALSLGTLNFTSHNAKSVKLALTPHHLFYLLSRFEELGISVGPMKVRLENLHDSSSSANYVSFLSNTQRSRSKGSDIDSIHSVSSIRSVMSGMSALWSSFGIGASISAARTERQKAALEADMKYLYSAFTKIPCLRLAPDWRARLIRGYEEFPFDSAVPLYVFKNLQALELRSLTLKRAGIEDPADILIDIVLDDMDKRRRRVSKSQSSPTSVWTGSGSPRRNIAHPELHRAVSAPSSPGAHVDMRVGSLTPSEHAIEESSRRQSLSKDDEQDDTPQTVHKSSRPRSNSPPRPTSSRTQSHPVRGNHHRMRRSGSGSSHSSLSDSWTVHHHSRGSSGNLLAMGVLPTSKWRFLRHLSLADNSMTSIPQNSLSPLSNTLYSLDISSNLFSQVPDSLATLTALRALNLSHCMIDSLQSLTRNPLPAITALNLRANRLQSLAGVEKLVPLERLDLRDNRLVDPMELARLTGIPDIHEIWVEGNPFTRTHKDYRITIFNLFRKATGYTDDVIIDGSGPSYVERRSMVDRPPIPDSIPVVKPQVPEVPTVDVSKPAIIFNPPKEPAVLRKERPTPKAVMSEINTSSTRRRKTPKRRIVDLATSDTPSFPTPVEVQVAKPASKQPKSPLTNDGNYRISQQPEGQVLSPPTLSTDSQVVSSPEVPRLDTNIFTNIPAAYSSNDDASTWKESQDWDAGGEMYRQKIEALRNTVGNSYLSVLSEETWTTSRPADFSTPNVPSGTAMRTAHTPIHAPQAQAIHSGRTLG; encoded by the exons ATGGATTCAGAAGACGGAGAACTGTTCATAAAG CAACTTGCCGGCTATGTTCGGACGCACGAGAAGGCTTTGGCCAACGCTCTTCAACTACGCCGCCAAGTCCGTCATAAGCCATCTCAGAGTACAGGCTCAGCGACCCTCCTCTCCCAAACTTCCACTTCGCTTCCCGAACGACCATCTACCTCCGCTTCCACATCGAGTTCGCTCGCAGCTGCATTGTCGCTCGGAACCCTAAACTTCACATCACATAATGCCAAATCTGTAAAATTGGCTCTCACGCCTCATCACCTATTTTACCTGCTTTCCCGCTTCGAAGAACTCGGCATCAGTGTCGGTCCTATGAAAGTCCGGCTTGAAAATCTCCACGACAGTTCATCCTCTGCCAACTATGTTTCTTTCCTCAGTAATACCCAGCGATCGAGGAGCAAAGGCTCGGATATTGATTCAATACACTCTGTCTCGAGTATACGAAGTGTCATGTCGGGCATGTCTGCATTATGGTCGAGTTTCGGTATCGGGGCCAGTATATCCGCTGCCCGGACCGAACGCCAAAAAGCCGCCCTGGAAGCTGACATGAAATACCTCTATTCTGCTTTTACCAAGATTCCTTGCTTGAGATTGGCTCCAGATTGGCGTGCCCGCCTGATTCGAGGTTATGAAGAGTTTCCATTTGATTCGGCTGTACCCCTATACGTTTTCAAGAATCTGCAGGCTCTCGAA CTACGTTCTCTTACTCTGAAACGTGCCGGTATTGAGGACCCCGCGGACATCTTGATTGACATCGTCTTGGATGATATGGACAAACGCCGTCGACGAGTCTCCAAATCCCAATCCTCGCCCACTTCAGTTTGGACGGGTAGTGGCAGTCCTCGTCGTAATATTGCCCACCCCGAGCTTCACCGAGCCGTGTCTGCTCCAAGCTCTCCTGGTGCACACGTCGACATGCGGGTCGGTTCGTTGACCCCAAGTGAACATGCTATCGAAGAGAGCAGCCGTAGGCAGTCTTTGAGCAAGGATGACGAGCAAGATGACACCCCACAAACTGTGCACAAATCTTCTCGTCCCAGGAGCAACTCACCTCCGCGCCCTACCAGCTCTCGAACGCAATCACATCCTGTTCGAGGTAACCATCACCGCATGAGGCGATCCGGATCTGGTAGCTCTCATTCCAGCCTTTCCGATTCTTGGACAGTTCATCACCATTCTCGAGGTAGCTCTGGTAACTTACTTGCCATGGGCGTCCTCCCCACTTCAAAGTGGCGCTTTTTGCGACATTTGAGTCTGGCTGACAATTCCATGACCTCTATTCCGCAAAATAGTCTCTCACCCCTATCCAACACACTCTACTCTCTGGATATTTCCTCCAACCTCTTTAGCCAGGTTCCAGACAGTTTGGCTACCCTAACCGCCCTCAGAGCTCTAAACTTGTCTCACTGTATGATCGACTCTCTCCAGTCATTGACCCGCAACCCTCTTCCTGCCATCACAGCTCTCAACCTTCGAGCAAACAGGCTCCAGAGCCttgctggcgttgagaaGTTGGTTCCTCTTGAGAGACTCGATTTGAGAGATAACCGTCTAGTCGACCCAATGGAACTGGCGAGATTGACAGGTATCCCCGACATCCACGAGATTTGGGTTGAGGGCAATCCCTTTACTCGTACCCACAAGGATTATCGCATCACCATCTTTAACCTCTTCCGCAAAGCTACAGGCTATACTGACGACGTGATTATTGATGGCAGTGGTCCAAGTTACGTTGAAAGACGATCAATGGTTGACCGCCCCCCTATCCCCGACTCCATCCCTGTCGTCAAGCCACAGGTCCCTGAGGTACCTACTGTCGATGTCAGCAAGCCTGCCATTATTTTCAACCCTCCCAAAGAGCCAGCTGTCCTCCGAAAGGAACGGCCTACGCCTAAGGCTGTCATGAGTGAAATCAACACCAGCTCGACACGTCGGCGAAAGACTCCAAAGAGGCGAATCGTGGATTTGGCCACTTCTGATACCCCATCCTTCCCAACCCCAGTCGAGGTTCAAGTAGCGAAGCCGGCTAGTAAGCAGCCCAAGTCTCCGCTCACTAACGACGGAAACTACCGGATATCCCAGCAACCTGAAGGCCAGGTTTTGTCGCCGCCCACATTATCGACCGACTCGCAAGTTGTCAGCTCACCTGAAGTACCACGACTTGACACCAACATCTTTACCAACATCCCAGCTGCTTACTCATCTAACGATGACGCTTCCACTTGGAAGGAATCCCAGGACTGggatgctggtggtgaaATGTACCGTCAGAAGATTGAGGCGTTGCGTAATACTGTCGGTAATAGCTACCTTTCTGTCTTGAGCGAAGAGACTTGGACTACCAGCCGCCCGGCAGATTTTTCCACACCTAATGTCCCATCCGGTACAGCTATGCGCACAGCACACACTCCTATCCACGCCCCTCAGGCTCAAGCCATACATAGTGGTCGGACCTTGGGCTGA